In one Solanum lycopersicum chromosome 11, SLM_r2.1 genomic region, the following are encoded:
- the LOC101252556 gene encoding uncharacterized protein isoform X2, with protein MSAGAGGGGERSSPAPKPSKFAVYQNPAFSAALTTSSLRPSKSTFVSIFIISIASVSTLLRSFSRESGIADSLKFRYVSQETACLIVRLIQTFAAIVLFGTFLALVKAIYLCRTKTADVSITSPTKGTKENTRLTNRQLGLLGIKTNVEQTAMESSTRPPKSRVVSASPSNVLVPIHQPISSSKPSTRLSSDKVRTGSGTKIPSFGTPSKSPASPSLYLVSASPSQSPSIQSSPGGELVATPWSNKRATFQKEIATEEQLERFLADVDERITESASKLATPPPTISGFGVVSPSNLPSSTNTSGTPRSTPLRPVRMSPGSQKFSTPPKRGEGDLPPPMSMEESTEAFGNLGIYPQIEQWRDRLRQWFSSMLLKPLLNKIDTSHTKVMQAAGKLGITITVSQVGNGTPDTGTAAISATERTNEWKPSFSVDEDGLLHQLRITLVQALDSCMSKSASGGLQPSLPENSLIPILQECIDAITEHQRLQSLMKGEWGKGLLPQSSVRAEYTVQRIRELSEGTCLRNYDYLGSVEVYGKGNKKWNPELPTDSHLLLYLFCAFLEHPKWMLHVDPTAYAGIQSSKNPLFLGVLPPKERFPEKYVAVVSGVPSVLHPGACILAVGKQNPPVFALYWDKMPQFSLQGRTALWDSILLLCYKIKTGYGGLVRGMHLSSSALGILPVLDSEKDGC; from the exons ATGAGTGCAGGCGCCGGTGGAGGAGGAGAACGGAGCTCGCCTGCACCTAAACCCTCAAAGTTCGCTGTGTATCAGAATCCAGCCTTTTCTGCTGCCCTAACAACGAGCAGTCTTCGTCCTTCCAAGTCCACTTTCGTTTCCATATTCATTATTTCCATTGCTTCTGTATCTACTCTTCTCAGGAGTTTTTCTAG GGAAAGCGGGATTGCCGACAGTCTGAAATTCAGATATGTTTCTCAAGAAACTGCTT gTCTTATTGTCAGACTCATACAGACTTTTGCAGCCATAGTCTTATTTGGAACCTTTCTTGCCCTTGTCAAGGCTATTTATTTATGTAGAACAAAGACTGCTGATGTGTCAATTACGTCTCCTACCAAAGGAACAAAGGAGAATACACGTCTGACTAATCGACAATTAGGGCTTTTGGGGATTAAAACAAATGTTGAGCAAACTGCTATGGAGTCTTCGACAAGACCTCCCAAATCAAGAGTTGTCTCAGCCTCTCCTTCAAATGTCCTAGTCCCCATTCATCAGCCAATTTCTAGTTCAAAACCTTCAACTAGACTTAGTAGTGACAAAGTTAGAACTGGTAGTGGAACTAAAATACCATCTTTTGGCACCCCATCAAAATCACCAGCTTCCCCATCCTTATATCTTGTTTCAGCATCTCCTTCTCAATCACCTTCAATCCAGTCTTCACCAGGTGGGGAATTGGTTGCCACCCCTTGGTCGAACAAGAGAGCTACTTTCCAAAAAGAGATTGCAACGGAGGAACAGCTTGAAAGGTTCCTGGCTGATGTTGATGAGAGAATTACTGAATCAGCAAGCAAGTTGGCAACTCCACCGCCCACCATAAGTGGGTTTGGTGTAGTCAGTCCTAGTAACCTGCCCAGCTCCACCAATACTTCTGGAACTCCAAGAAGTACTCCTCTAAGGCCGGTTAGGATGTCCCCTGGTTCCCAGAAGTTCTCAACTCCACCAAAGAGAGGGGAAGGTGATCTACCACCTCCAATGTCAATGGAAGAGTCCACTGAAGCATTTGGAAATCTGGGGATATATCCACAGATCGAGCAGTGGCGTGACCGACTCAGGCAATGGTTTTCATCCATGCTgttaaagcctttgcttaacaaaaTTGATACTAGTCACACAAAG GTTATGCAAGCTGCTGGCAAGCTAGGCATTACAATCACAGTTAGTCAAGTTGGAAATGGAACACCTGATACTGGGACTGCTGCTATATCTGCTACTGAGAGGACTAATGAATGGAAACCCTCATTTTCTGTTGACGAAGACGGGTTACTTCACCAGTTGCGCATTACTCTTGTCCAGGCTCTTGATTCTTGCATGT CAAAGTCAGCTTCTGGAGGTCTTCAACCATCCTTGCCAGAGAACTCTCTGATCCCTATTTTACAAGAATGCATTGATGCCATCACTGAACACCAAAGACTTCAGTCCTTAATGAAAGGAGAATGGGGCAAAGGACTGCTGCCACAAAGCAGTGTCCGTGCAGAATATACAGTACAGAGGATTCGAG AGCTTTCCGAGGGAACCTGTTTGAGGAATTATGATTATTTGGGCAGTGTAGAGGTTTATGGAAAAGGAAACAAGAAATGGAATCCCGAGCTTCCAACCGATTCTCATTTGCTCCTATATTTGTTCTGTGCTTTCCTGGAGCACCCAAAGTGGATGCTACATGTTGATCCTACAGCTTATGCTGGAATCCAGTCTAGCAAAAATCCCTTATTTTTGGGTGTTTTACCTCCTAAAGAAAGGTTTCCTGAAAAGTATGTAGCTGTTGTATCTGGTGTTCCCTCCGTGCTCCATCCAGGAGCTTGCATATTGGCTGTTGGAAAGCAAAATCCCCCAGTTTTTGCCCTATACTGGGATAAGATGCCTCAGTTTTCTCTCCAG GGAAGAACAGCACTCTGGGATTCTATCTTGCTGCTGTGCTATAAAATCAAGACCGGGTATGGAGGATTAGTGCGGGGTATGCATCTTTCTTCATCAGCATTGGGCATTCTACCGGTTCTTGATTCAGAAAAGGATGGCTGTTGA
- the LOC101252556 gene encoding uncharacterized protein isoform X1: MSAGAGGGGERSSPAPKPSKFAVYQNPAFSAALTTSSLRPSKSTFVSIFIISIASVSTLLRSFSSGCRESGIADSLKFRYVSQETACLIVRLIQTFAAIVLFGTFLALVKAIYLCRTKTADVSITSPTKGTKENTRLTNRQLGLLGIKTNVEQTAMESSTRPPKSRVVSASPSNVLVPIHQPISSSKPSTRLSSDKVRTGSGTKIPSFGTPSKSPASPSLYLVSASPSQSPSIQSSPGGELVATPWSNKRATFQKEIATEEQLERFLADVDERITESASKLATPPPTISGFGVVSPSNLPSSTNTSGTPRSTPLRPVRMSPGSQKFSTPPKRGEGDLPPPMSMEESTEAFGNLGIYPQIEQWRDRLRQWFSSMLLKPLLNKIDTSHTKVMQAAGKLGITITVSQVGNGTPDTGTAAISATERTNEWKPSFSVDEDGLLHQLRITLVQALDSCMSKSASGGLQPSLPENSLIPILQECIDAITEHQRLQSLMKGEWGKGLLPQSSVRAEYTVQRIRELSEGTCLRNYDYLGSVEVYGKGNKKWNPELPTDSHLLLYLFCAFLEHPKWMLHVDPTAYAGIQSSKNPLFLGVLPPKERFPEKYVAVVSGVPSVLHPGACILAVGKQNPPVFALYWDKMPQFSLQGRTALWDSILLLCYKIKTGYGGLVRGMHLSSSALGILPVLDSEKDGC; this comes from the exons ATGAGTGCAGGCGCCGGTGGAGGAGGAGAACGGAGCTCGCCTGCACCTAAACCCTCAAAGTTCGCTGTGTATCAGAATCCAGCCTTTTCTGCTGCCCTAACAACGAGCAGTCTTCGTCCTTCCAAGTCCACTTTCGTTTCCATATTCATTATTTCCATTGCTTCTGTATCTACTCTTCTCAGGAGTTTTTCTAG TGGTTGTAGGGAAAGCGGGATTGCCGACAGTCTGAAATTCAGATATGTTTCTCAAGAAACTGCTT gTCTTATTGTCAGACTCATACAGACTTTTGCAGCCATAGTCTTATTTGGAACCTTTCTTGCCCTTGTCAAGGCTATTTATTTATGTAGAACAAAGACTGCTGATGTGTCAATTACGTCTCCTACCAAAGGAACAAAGGAGAATACACGTCTGACTAATCGACAATTAGGGCTTTTGGGGATTAAAACAAATGTTGAGCAAACTGCTATGGAGTCTTCGACAAGACCTCCCAAATCAAGAGTTGTCTCAGCCTCTCCTTCAAATGTCCTAGTCCCCATTCATCAGCCAATTTCTAGTTCAAAACCTTCAACTAGACTTAGTAGTGACAAAGTTAGAACTGGTAGTGGAACTAAAATACCATCTTTTGGCACCCCATCAAAATCACCAGCTTCCCCATCCTTATATCTTGTTTCAGCATCTCCTTCTCAATCACCTTCAATCCAGTCTTCACCAGGTGGGGAATTGGTTGCCACCCCTTGGTCGAACAAGAGAGCTACTTTCCAAAAAGAGATTGCAACGGAGGAACAGCTTGAAAGGTTCCTGGCTGATGTTGATGAGAGAATTACTGAATCAGCAAGCAAGTTGGCAACTCCACCGCCCACCATAAGTGGGTTTGGTGTAGTCAGTCCTAGTAACCTGCCCAGCTCCACCAATACTTCTGGAACTCCAAGAAGTACTCCTCTAAGGCCGGTTAGGATGTCCCCTGGTTCCCAGAAGTTCTCAACTCCACCAAAGAGAGGGGAAGGTGATCTACCACCTCCAATGTCAATGGAAGAGTCCACTGAAGCATTTGGAAATCTGGGGATATATCCACAGATCGAGCAGTGGCGTGACCGACTCAGGCAATGGTTTTCATCCATGCTgttaaagcctttgcttaacaaaaTTGATACTAGTCACACAAAG GTTATGCAAGCTGCTGGCAAGCTAGGCATTACAATCACAGTTAGTCAAGTTGGAAATGGAACACCTGATACTGGGACTGCTGCTATATCTGCTACTGAGAGGACTAATGAATGGAAACCCTCATTTTCTGTTGACGAAGACGGGTTACTTCACCAGTTGCGCATTACTCTTGTCCAGGCTCTTGATTCTTGCATGT CAAAGTCAGCTTCTGGAGGTCTTCAACCATCCTTGCCAGAGAACTCTCTGATCCCTATTTTACAAGAATGCATTGATGCCATCACTGAACACCAAAGACTTCAGTCCTTAATGAAAGGAGAATGGGGCAAAGGACTGCTGCCACAAAGCAGTGTCCGTGCAGAATATACAGTACAGAGGATTCGAG AGCTTTCCGAGGGAACCTGTTTGAGGAATTATGATTATTTGGGCAGTGTAGAGGTTTATGGAAAAGGAAACAAGAAATGGAATCCCGAGCTTCCAACCGATTCTCATTTGCTCCTATATTTGTTCTGTGCTTTCCTGGAGCACCCAAAGTGGATGCTACATGTTGATCCTACAGCTTATGCTGGAATCCAGTCTAGCAAAAATCCCTTATTTTTGGGTGTTTTACCTCCTAAAGAAAGGTTTCCTGAAAAGTATGTAGCTGTTGTATCTGGTGTTCCCTCCGTGCTCCATCCAGGAGCTTGCATATTGGCTGTTGGAAAGCAAAATCCCCCAGTTTTTGCCCTATACTGGGATAAGATGCCTCAGTTTTCTCTCCAG GGAAGAACAGCACTCTGGGATTCTATCTTGCTGCTGTGCTATAAAATCAAGACCGGGTATGGAGGATTAGTGCGGGGTATGCATCTTTCTTCATCAGCATTGGGCATTCTACCGGTTCTTGATTCAGAAAAGGATGGCTGTTGA